Genomic window (Actinomycetota bacterium):
GCGTCGTGCGCTGGTGGGAGGTCCTCGGCACGCTCAAGTGGGGGATCATGTGCATCGTGCAGGCGCTGACCCATCTCTCGGGCGCGACTCGTTCCGTGGAGCTCGCCGCCATCGGCCGCCGCGTGTGCGAGAACGAATGGGACCTGTTGGAGCTGATCGCGTGACGGCTCCCCACGACGTCCCCGGCGCCGACGAGCTCGTCCGTGCCGTGCGCGAGTTCATCGAGCGCGACGTCATGGACGCGACCGAGGGACGCGTGCGCTTCCACGCCCGCGTCGCGGCGAACGTTCTCGGCATCGTCGAGCGCGAGATGGCCATGGGCCCGGACCAACGCGATGCGCACGCCTCCGCGCTGGCGCAGCTCGGGGTGGCCGACGAGGCCGAGCTGGCCGCCGCGATCCGCGACGGCACCCTCGATGACCGGCGGGCCGAGGTGATCGAGGTCGTCCGCGCGACGGTCAGCGCGAAGTTGGCGGTCGCCCATCCCGGGTACACCGACCGGCCGTGAGCGAGGACCGAAACGAACCCGTGAGCGAGGACCGCAGCGAGCTGGGCGAGGCGATCGGCGACCTGGCCGGTGGCCGCGAGACCTCGGCGGGCGGGTTGGCGCGAGCCGCGCGCCTGGCCGTCGACTCCATGCGTCAGGCCGGGACGCGTGCCGTCGCGTCGGGTCGCTGGCTCGCCGACGCGTTGATCGACGCGGCGCCGCGTGTGCCGGTGCGCGACCTCGCGCTGCTGCGCCAGCAGTACCCCGCTCTGGGGCCGCCGGAGCTCGCCGAGACCCTGATCCACAACGCGTCGCGGGTGACCGCCGGGATGGGCGCAACTGCCGGGGCGCTGGTCGCGGCGGAGGAGTTCAGCCCGCCGAGCTGGCTCGCCATACCGGTCGAGCTCGTCGTCGAGACGCTGGCCGTCGCCGCCGTCGAGATGAAGCTGATCGCCGAGCTGCACGAGGTGTACGGCCGGCCGGTCCCGGGACGAGGTCGCGACCGGGGCCTGCTCCTCGCGCGCGCGTGGGCGGAGGGCCGGGGCGTCACCGCGGCCGCGCTCGCCACCCCGACGGGCCTGTCCGCGCTGTTGAGCGTTGGCGCCCGCCGGCAAGCCGCACAGCTGGTGCGCCGCCGTCTGGTTCGACGCACCGCTCGCAGCCTCACCGCGCTGGCCCCGTTGCTCGCCGGTGCGGTGGCGGGTGCGGAGGTCAATCGCCGGGGCACCCGGGCCCTCGCCGCGGGCGTCCTCAGAGATCTCGCCACGACCTGACGTCCGGCGCGCCAGGAACGCGGGCTGTGCCAGTGTTTCGCCCGTGCAAGTGGCGATCCTCGGAGGTACCGGTCCGGCCGGACGCGGCCTGGCCGCGCGTCTGTCGTCGGTGGGCGTCGAGGTCATCATCGGGTCGCGCCACAAGGAGCGGGCCGCCGAGACGTGCGAGCGCATCAAGGCACAGTGGCCCGACCGCGACCTCCCACTCGCCGCCGCGGACAACGAGCGGGCCTCGCGGGCCGACATCGTCATCGTGGCGACGCCGTGGGACGCGGCCGCCGGGACTGCGGCGTCAGTGGCCCACGCGCTGAAGGGCAAGGTCGTCATCTCCATGGCCAATGCACTGGCGCGCGTCGGCGACGAGTTCCAGCCGCTCGTGCCGCCACGCGGCTCGGTCGCGGCGAGCGTGCAGGCGGAGGTCCCCGGCGCGCTGGTCGCGGCCGCCTTCCACCATCTTCCGGCCAAGGAGCTGGCAAACCTCGACCACCCGATGGAGAGTGACGTGCTGATCTGCTCCGATCACCGTCTCGCCACCAAGGTCACGGCCGACCTCGTCGACCTCATCCCCGGGCTGCGCCCGCTCGACTCGGGCAGGCTCTCGAACGCGGCCCCGATCGAGGCCTTCGCCGCCGTGATCCTGCAGTTGAACGTCCGCTACAAGACCCGCGCCGCGGTGCGGCTCACCGGCATCGACGTCTGAGCCCGTGAGCATGCGGCTCTACGACACGGCGCGGCGCGCGATCGTCCCCTTCGAGCCGGGCCCGGTGGTCACGATGTACACGTGCGGCATCACCCCGTACGACTCGACGCATCTCGGCCACGCGGCGGCTTACGTCACCTACGACGTCCTGCAACGGCGCCTGCGCGATCTCGGCCACGAGACGCAATGCGTCCGCAACGTCACCGACGTCGACGACGACATCCTGCACAAGGCGCGCGAGCTCGGCGTCCACTACCTCGACCTGGCCGCCGAGGAGATGGCCCGCTTCGACGCGGACATGCGCGTCCTCAACACGCTGCCGTGCTTCAGCGAGCCGCGCGCCACGTCGGCCATCCACGACATCCTCGGCTTCATCGGCATGGTGCTCGACCGTGGCCACGCGTATCAGGCCGGCGGAGCCGTGTACTTCAGCGTGAGCTCGTTCGAGCGCTTCGGTCAGCTGAGTCACTACGACCGCGACCGGATGCTCGAGCTGGCCGCCGAGCGCGGGGGCAGGCCCGACGACGCCAACAAGCGCGATCCGCTCGACTTCGTGCTCTGGCAGCCATCGGCGCCGGACGAGCCTTCGTGGGAGTCGTTGTGGGGGCCGGGCCGCCCGGGCTGGCACATCGAGTGCTCCGCGCTCGCCTTGCGCGAGCTCGGCACGACCATCGACCTGCACGGCGGCGGCACCGACCTGATCTTCCCGCACCACGAGTGCGAGGCCGCCCAGTCGGAGGCCGCAACCGGGCAACTGTTCGTGCGGCACTGGATGCACCAGGCGATGGTGCGCATGGACGGCGAGAAGATGTCGAAGTCGGTGGGCAACCTGGTGTTCGTCAGTGAGCTGGTGAAGGAGTGGGAGCCGATGGTCGTGCGCATCGCGATCGTCTCCCACCACTACCGCGACTCGTGGGAGTGGAGCACCGCGCTGATGCCCGCCGCGGCCGCGCGCCTCGCTCGCTGGCGGGCCGCCGGCACTGGGAGCGCTGCGCTCGACGATGTGCGCGACGCGCTCGACGCCGACCTCGACACGCCCGCCGCGATCGCCGCGATCGACCGGGCGGCTGCCGCGGGCGGCGGCGTCTCCGAGGCCGCCGCGCTGCTCGGCATCGATCTCTGACCGGCCCCACCGCCCCGGTTCTCTGAACGATCCGCGTTGCGCTGACCACCCCGATCGTTCAGAGAACGGGTCGGGGGCGCGCGCCGCGGCACCCGAAACGGTCCACCATGGAGGCATGAACGCACCGGGGCGCGTCCTCCTGGGCCTGAGCGTCGCGGCCGCGACTCTCGCCGCCCACGCTGCCGCGCCGTCGTCGACGACGGCGCCTGCCCCGCCCGCCGCGCTGGCCGAGGTGCAGCGCGTCCTCGACGCGAGGGTCGACGCGGTCCGGCGCGGCGACCGTGAGGGGTTCCTCGCCACCGTCGACCCGGTCGCGCCCGCTGGGTTCCGGCTCGCGCAGGCGTCGTCGTTCGACGGTTTGCGGTCGCTCCCGCTCGCGTCGTTCTCCCTCACCGCCCGGCTCGACGACACGGGTGACCTCGGCGCCGACCTCTCCCCGCGCTACGGCGGCGCGCCGACGTTCCTGCCCGAGACCCGCATGCGGATGCGCTTCGTGGACTACGACGACCGCGACGATGTCGAGTCGCTGTTCCTCACGTTCGTGCGTCGTGGCGACCGTTGGTACGTGGCGGCCGACGCGGACCTGGCACCGCTGGGCGTCGACGGCTTCCGCGGCCTGTGGGACCAGGGACCGGTCGCGGTGCAACGCACGGCCCATTTCCTGGTGCTCAGCCATCCGCCCGACGCGGGACGGGCGCGCAACCTGGCCGCCGTCGCCGAGGAGGCCATCGCCAGGCTCGACCAGCGGTGGACCGAGCCCTGGTCGCACCGCGTGCCGTTGATCCTGCCCGCCTCGGTCGACGAGCTGGGGCTCATCCTGCAGTCGACGTTCGACCTCGACAACTTCGTCGCGTTCGTCGCGTACGGCGCGGTCCGCGACCGCGACTGGGAGGCGACCGCCCCGCGCATCTACATCCAGGACCGCAACCTCAGCCGCTACGGCCGCGACGACCAGGTCCGCACGCTCACCCACGAGCTCGACCACGTCGCGGTCGCGCCCATCGCGGGGCCGTCGATCCCGTCGTGGGTGCACGAGGGCGTGGCCGACTGGGTGGCGCTCGGCCGCCGTACCGACGAGCGCGATCCTGCGGGGAGCGACGGCCATCTTCCGCTCGACTACGAGTTCACGGTGGGCGGCCGCGACGCGATCAACCTGAGCTACGCGGAGAGCCGTTCGGTGATGTCGTTCCTCGCCGCCCGTCGGGGTGTGGGGGCTCCGGCCGAGCTCATCCGCACGTTGGGCGCGGAGAAGGTGGTGCCTGGTAGCGAGGAGCTGCAGGTCGACCAGGCGCTGACGCGGGTTGCCGGCCTCGACACTGCGCAGCTCGAAAAGGAGTGGGCCGCGCGCTGAGCGCCGGTACCATCGCCCGGCGATGGCCAGCACCAGCGGCGGGATCACCGTCACCCTCCCCGACGGCTCCGCACGCACGCTGCCCGGTGGCAGCACGGCAGCCGACTTGGCCGCGTCGATCGGCCGAGGGCTCGCGAAGGCCGCGGTCGCGGCGATCGTCGACGACCGGCCGCACGATCTCAACCGTCCGCTTCCCGACGGGGCGACAGTGGCCATCATCACGGCCGACACCGACGAGGGACGCGCCGTCCTCCGCCACTCGACCGCGCACGTGATGGCCCAGGCCGTCCTCGACCTCTGGCCGGGAGCGAAGTTCGCGATCGGCCCCTCCATCGAGGACGGCTTCTATTACGACTTCGACCTGCCCGACGACGCGCGGTTCAGCGACGACGACCTCGAGCGCATCGAGGCACGCATGCGCGAGATCGTGGCCGAAAGGCAGCCCTTCGAGCGCGAGGAGCACAGCCGCGACGAGGGCCTCGCCCTGTTCGCGGACCAGCCCTACAAGCGAGAGATCATCGAGGGGATCGACGCGGCCGGCGACGACCTGGCGACGTCGGAGGGAGCCGGCGACGGGGTGGTGAGCGCGTACCGCAACTCGCCCACGTTCGTCGACCTCTGCCGGGGCCCCCACGTGCCCGACACCGGACGGCTCGGCGCGTTCAAGCTCATGCGCGTCGCCGGCGCCTACTGGCGCGGCGACGAGAAGCGACCGCAGCTGCAGCGCATCTACGGCACCGCGTGGGAGTCGCAGAAGGCGCTCGACGACCACCTGCACCGGCTGGCCGAGGCGGAACGGCGCGACCACCGCAAGCTCGGCGCGGAGCTCGACCTCTTCTCGTTCCCGGAGGAGCTCGGGCCCGGGCTCGCCGTCTGGCACCCCAAAGGCGCGATGGTGCGCAAGCTGATGGAGGACTACTCGCGTGCCGAGCACGAGGCGGCCGGCTACCAGCTGGTCTTCTCACCGCACATCGCGAAGTCGCTGTTGTGGGAGACGAGCGGGCACCTCGGCTTCTACGCGGAGAACATGTACCCCCCGATGGAGATGGAGGGGGCGAGCTACTACCCGAAGCCGATGAACTGCCCCTTCCACCTGCTCATCTACCGGAGCAGCCTTCGGTCCTACCGCGACCTGCCGCTGCGGCTCTTCGAGCTCGGCACCGTGTACCGCTTCGAGCGCTCGGGCGTGCTGCACGGCCTGCTGCGTGTGCGGGGCATGACCCAGGACGACAGCCACATCTTCTGCACCCCCGAGCAGATCGTGCCCGAGCTGAAGTCGCTGCTGGAGTTCGTGCTCCGACTCCTTCGCACGTTCGGCTTCGACGACTTCGAGGCCGAGATCTCCACCCGACCTGCCGCCAAGTCGGTGGGGAGCGACGACGACTGGCAGCTCGCGACGGCCGCGCTCTTCGAGACCATCGAGTCGTCGGGTCTCGCCTATGAGGTCGCTGACGGAGAGGGCGCGTTCTACGGTCCGAAGATCGACGTGCACGTCCGCGACGCGATCGGGCGCAGGTGGCAGCTGTCCACGCTGCAGGTCGACTTCCAGATGGGGAAGCGCTTCGGCATCACCTACTCCGGCGAGGACAACGCCCGCCACTCGCCGATCATGATCCACCGCGCGCTCTTCGGCTCGATCGAGCGCTTCTTCGGCATCCTCGTGGAGCACTACGCCGGCGCGTTCCCCGTCTGGCTCGCACCCGTCCAGGCCCGGGTGCTGCCCGTGCGCGACGACCACGACAGCTACGCGTTCCGCATCGTCGACCGTTTGATGGCCGAGGGCTTTCGAGCCGACATGGTGCCGGCGTCCGAGAAGCTCCAGCCGCGCATCCGCAAGGCGAAGGTCGAGAAGGTCCCGTACGTCCTCGTGGTGGGCGACGACGACGTCGCCGGCGGCACCGTCGGTGTCAATGCCCGCGACCGCGACGTCGAGCGCGGGGTCGCGGTCGACGAGTTCGTCGAACGCCTGCGAGCCGACGTCCTCGCCCGCGCCTGATGCTCGTGACGCGCGAAACGACTGTGACGCGCGAACGGCGGTGACGCTCGAACGGCTGTGGGCCGGATGGCGCAGCGACTACGTGGGCTCGGCGTCCGGCGCGGAGGCGGATCGCGGCTGCGTGTTCTGTCGCATCCTCGCCAGTGAGGAGCCCCCGGAGCAGACGTACCTGCTGTGGCGCGACGACACCTGCGCGGCGGTGCTGAACGCCTTTCCCTACACGAGCGGCCACCTCATGGTGCTGCCCGTTCGGCACGTGGCCGAGCTCGAGGACGTGCGGGCGGACGAGGCGAGTGCGCTGTGGGGGTTGCTTGCGGTCGCCGTGCGCGCGCTGAAGACCGCGTATTCGCCCCACGGCTTGAACGTCGGCGCCAACCTGGGTCGGGCCGCCGGCGCAGGCGTGCCGGGCCACTTCCATGTGCACTGCCTGCCCAGGTGGGAAGGCGACACGAACTTCATGACCTCGCTCGCGGAAGCGCGCGTGCTGCCCGAGTCCCTGCCCGCCACGTACGCGCGCCTGGGGAAGGTGTGGCCCCGGTCATGAGCGACGAGCATCGCGACGAGCTGCCGGCCGACCTCGACGTCAGCGGCTATGTCGGCCAGTACACCTTCCCCGACATCCGCCGCCGGCGGATCCCGGGAATCATCTACCTGACGCTTGCCGTAGGGTGCCTCGCCCTCTGGGCGACCCACCGTGGCGACGACCGTGTCCTCGTCAACCACGGCACGCTCGTCGCGGGGGTCGCGCTGCTGCTCATCGGCTGCTACCACGTGGCCACCGCGTGGCCGCTGGCCGTGCGCGACACCGACGCGCTGGTGGCTGCCGTGCGCGAGGTGGGTTTCCCCGTGGGCCACGCCTCGGCGCAGCTCGGTTGGCGCGGCATGCGCAGTCGCCCGACGTGGCGCATCCTCCTGTACTCGGCGGAGGACCCGCCCGAGCAGCGGGGCTATGTCGTCGTCGATGCCGTCGACGGACGCGTCGTCGGCCACTTCGTGGAGGACAACCCCGAGGACTGGGTCGCGCTCAGCGGAGGCTGACTCACGCGGGGGGCGGGGGGTGGCCGACGACGGCCCGGAGGACGCGGTCGACGTCTCGCAGGTGGTGAGCGCCCTCGTGGACCGCGTTGCGCGCCATCGTGAGCATGTCGCGACTGCCCCACGGGAAGTCGCCGAGCCGGCCCCAGTCGCCCGCGTCGACGTCGCGCAGCACGACCGCCAGCCGGTCGGCGGCGGCCGTCAGCCCGTCGAGGACGCGAACCGGGTCCTGGTCGTTGTAACGATCGGCGAGCGCGCGCTTGTCGGGGTCGAACCAGTCGACGGTGGGCTCACGCTCGTGGTTCATGCGCCGGATCGCGTCGGCCATCCACTCGAGCATGTCGCGGACGTGCGCGGTGTACTCGAGCGCAGACCAGACGGACGGCTCGGGCCGGCGCCGCACGACCGCGTCGAGATCGTCGGCGGTGTCGTCGGTGAACCCGAGGAGCTTCTCGCGGTAGCGCCGGGGGAAGGAGCGCACCGCAGCGACCGCGTCTGACGGCGAGATCGTGTCGTAGTCGAGCCCGCACTCAGGGCAGACGTAGCCGCTCACGGCTGGCTCACTTGCCGCGCACCGATCGCAGGACGCGGCCGATGTCGAGGAGGTGGTGGCTGCCCTCGTGCACCGCATTGCGCGCCATCCACAGCAGGGTGCGCGGTGCCGGCTCGGGGTAGGGATTGACCGCAGTGCGCTCCCAGTCGCCGGCGTCGACACCGTCGAGCAGACCCGCGAGCCGCTCCGCGTTGGACGCCAGTTGGTCGGCCACCGCGCCCGGGTCCTGCTCGTTGTAATGGTCGCGCTCTGCGCGTCCGTCGCGGTCCATCGACTCGAACGTCGGTGTGTCCTCCACCAACGTCCGCTCCACCCGCACCGCGTAGACGTCGAACACGTCGCGCACGTGGCACGCGTACTCCAGCGCCGACCAGGTCGAGGGCTCGGGTCGCTGTCGCACGATCG
Coding sequences:
- the npdG gene encoding NADPH-dependent F420 reductase, which gives rise to MQVAILGGTGPAGRGLAARLSSVGVEVIIGSRHKERAAETCERIKAQWPDRDLPLAAADNERASRADIVIVATPWDAAAGTAASVAHALKGKVVISMANALARVGDEFQPLVPPRGSVAASVQAEVPGALVAAAFHHLPAKELANLDHPMESDVLICSDHRLATKVTADLVDLIPGLRPLDSGRLSNAAPIEAFAAVILQLNVRYKTRAAVRLTGIDV
- a CDS encoding cysteine--tRNA ligase — translated: MRLYDTARRAIVPFEPGPVVTMYTCGITPYDSTHLGHAAAYVTYDVLQRRLRDLGHETQCVRNVTDVDDDILHKARELGVHYLDLAAEEMARFDADMRVLNTLPCFSEPRATSAIHDILGFIGMVLDRGHAYQAGGAVYFSVSSFERFGQLSHYDRDRMLELAAERGGRPDDANKRDPLDFVLWQPSAPDEPSWESLWGPGRPGWHIECSALALRELGTTIDLHGGGTDLIFPHHECEAAQSEAATGQLFVRHWMHQAMVRMDGEKMSKSVGNLVFVSELVKEWEPMVVRIAIVSHHYRDSWEWSTALMPAAAARLARWRAAGTGSAALDDVRDALDADLDTPAAIAAIDRAAAAGGGVSEAAALLGIDL
- the thrS gene encoding threonine--tRNA ligase, which encodes MASTSGGITVTLPDGSARTLPGGSTAADLAASIGRGLAKAAVAAIVDDRPHDLNRPLPDGATVAIITADTDEGRAVLRHSTAHVMAQAVLDLWPGAKFAIGPSIEDGFYYDFDLPDDARFSDDDLERIEARMREIVAERQPFEREEHSRDEGLALFADQPYKREIIEGIDAAGDDLATSEGAGDGVVSAYRNSPTFVDLCRGPHVPDTGRLGAFKLMRVAGAYWRGDEKRPQLQRIYGTAWESQKALDDHLHRLAEAERRDHRKLGAELDLFSFPEELGPGLAVWHPKGAMVRKLMEDYSRAEHEAAGYQLVFSPHIAKSLLWETSGHLGFYAENMYPPMEMEGASYYPKPMNCPFHLLIYRSSLRSYRDLPLRLFELGTVYRFERSGVLHGLLRVRGMTQDDSHIFCTPEQIVPELKSLLEFVLRLLRTFGFDDFEAEISTRPAAKSVGSDDDWQLATAALFETIESSGLAYEVADGEGAFYGPKIDVHVRDAIGRRWQLSTLQVDFQMGKRFGITYSGEDNARHSPIMIHRALFGSIERFFGILVEHYAGAFPVWLAPVQARVLPVRDDHDSYAFRIVDRLMAEGFRADMVPASEKLQPRIRKAKVEKVPYVLVVGDDDVAGGTVGVNARDRDVERGVAVDEFVERLRADVLARA
- a CDS encoding HIT domain-containing protein — encoded protein: MPATATSSAGSRSTSSSNACEPTSSPAPDARDARNDCDARTAVTLERLWAGWRSDYVGSASGAEADRGCVFCRILASEEPPEQTYLLWRDDTCAAVLNAFPYTSGHLMVLPVRHVAELEDVRADEASALWGLLAVAVRALKTAYSPHGLNVGANLGRAAGAGVPGHFHVHCLPRWEGDTNFMTSLAEARVLPESLPATYARLGKVWPRS
- a CDS encoding DinB family protein, giving the protein MRCTRAATTSSTSAASCDRCAASEPAVSGYVCPECGLDYDTISPSDAVAAVRSFPRRYREKLLGFTDDTADDLDAVVRRRPEPSVWSALEYTAHVRDMLEWMADAIRRMNHEREPTVDWFDPDKRALADRYNDQDPVRVLDGLTAAADRLAVVLRDVDAGDWGRLGDFPWGSRDMLTMARNAVHEGAHHLRDVDRVLRAVVGHPPPPA
- a CDS encoding DinB family protein, producing MSVSACEECGFDAESLSPADATTSLRSFARRYRAPLTRFLPAEDGDAIVRQRPEPSTWSALEYACHVRDVFDVYAVRVERTLVEDTPTFESMDRDGRAERDHYNEQDPGAVADQLASNAERLAGLLDGVDAGDWERTAVNPYPEPAPRTLLWMARNAVHEGSHHLLDIGRVLRSVRGK